In the Vibrio gigantis genome, one interval contains:
- a CDS encoding sensor domain-containing diguanylate cyclase, with protein sequence MLVGLYGFYITLEKLVVENERNHLVSLMSDVVYEIREDSSLFSAGVDVDDYIGNLTQANTRLRIQVINLDGVVIGDTDLSDHALAGVENHSDRPEFQQALKAGLGSDVRFSTVTSVDRIYYSHKETINDNSFVIVISSPMHQLKQMNFQLMGILVGMVLLSLSFLIGTSYVSNRQIVHRVEEEQKKQDERIRQRTHEIELMHRLANMLAACNNMVEAQQIVSDILPRILGNVNGSVSLMRASRNQLITQLDWGEAWLGSASFAPEECWSLRKGRAHQSNDDFHSLTCGHMHEMENNQTLCIPLTAHGNTIGIMHLYFGVGDINIDPITEQLAFSVSEHLGLALANLSLQEKLRSQALSDPLTGLFNRRFFEQKLEEHSMNSATSEQPLSLLMLDLDHFKRFNDNFGHDAGDFVLKEISALLKQSVSEDEIACRLGGEELAVLLPHYTMQQATEFGQTLCDAVRSMHLEHKGLSLGQLGVSIGVATYPKPASDTESLVKMADNALYMAKDMGRSRVVNYDEYSRHKAPALEVVDGETASK encoded by the coding sequence ATGCTGGTGGGCTTATACGGCTTTTACATCACCTTGGAAAAGTTAGTGGTAGAGAACGAACGTAACCATCTCGTCTCATTGATGTCTGATGTTGTTTATGAAATCCGTGAAGATAGCAGCCTATTTAGCGCTGGAGTGGATGTTGATGATTACATTGGCAACCTGACGCAAGCCAATACACGATTAAGAATCCAGGTGATTAATCTCGACGGTGTCGTGATTGGTGATACCGATCTTTCTGACCATGCACTAGCGGGCGTCGAAAACCATAGTGACCGCCCTGAGTTTCAACAAGCTCTGAAAGCTGGACTTGGCAGTGATGTACGCTTTAGTACTGTGACCTCTGTTGATCGTATCTATTACTCCCACAAAGAAACTATTAATGATAACAGCTTCGTTATCGTTATTTCCTCACCAATGCACCAACTGAAGCAGATGAACTTCCAATTGATGGGGATTCTAGTTGGTATGGTGTTGTTGAGTTTGAGCTTCTTGATTGGCACTTCTTATGTGAGCAATCGCCAAATTGTTCATCGAGTAGAAGAAGAACAGAAGAAGCAAGACGAGCGCATTCGTCAGAGAACTCATGAAATTGAGTTGATGCACCGCCTCGCGAATATGCTTGCCGCTTGTAACAACATGGTTGAAGCTCAACAGATTGTTTCGGATATTTTGCCGCGAATTCTTGGTAACGTGAACGGCAGTGTATCCTTGATGCGCGCATCGCGTAACCAGTTGATCACGCAGCTCGACTGGGGAGAGGCTTGGCTTGGAAGCGCGAGCTTTGCACCAGAAGAGTGTTGGTCACTGCGTAAAGGACGTGCACATCAATCGAATGATGATTTCCACTCGTTAACCTGTGGTCACATGCATGAGATGGAAAATAACCAAACCCTGTGTATTCCGTTGACGGCACATGGCAACACCATCGGTATCATGCACCTTTATTTCGGTGTCGGTGATATCAATATCGATCCTATTACCGAACAATTGGCCTTCAGTGTTTCAGAGCACTTAGGGTTGGCATTGGCTAACCTGAGCTTACAAGAGAAGCTTCGCTCTCAAGCGCTGAGCGATCCGCTGACTGGCTTATTCAACCGTCGTTTCTTCGAGCAGAAACTTGAAGAGCACTCGATGAATTCGGCCACCAGCGAACAACCGCTGTCGTTACTCATGCTCGATCTGGATCACTTCAAACGCTTCAATGACAACTTTGGCCATGATGCAGGTGACTTTGTATTAAAAGAGATCAGTGCGCTACTCAAACAGAGTGTCAGTGAAGATGAGATAGCTTGTCGCTTAGGTGGTGAAGAGTTGGCGGTGCTGCTTCCACATTACACCATGCAGCAAGCGACCGAGTTCGGACAAACCTTGTGTGATGCGGTTCGTTCAATGCACCTTGAGCACAAAGGGCTTTCTTTAGGTCAACTAGGCGTATCTATTGGTGTCGCCACCTATCCTAAGCCAGCCTCAGACACCGAATCTCTGGTTAAGATGGCGGACAACGCGCTGTACATGGCAAAAGACATGGGACGCAGTCGAGTGGTTAACTATGATGAATATAGCCGCCATAAAGCGCCTGCGTTAGAAGTAGTCGATGGTGAAACTGCTTCTAAGTAG
- the ilvG gene encoding acetolactate synthase 2 catalytic subunit, with protein sequence MKGAELVVSALKQQGIETVFGYPGGAIMPIYDALYDGGVEHILCRHEQGAAMAAIGMARATQDVAVCMATSGPGATNLVTGLADAFMDSIPLVAITGQVASSHIGTDAFQEMDVIGMSLSCTKHSYLVTDIEDLAPTLAEAFVVAKSGRPGPVIVDIAKDVQLAEAPVNTLPDFTPPAIPVATTDAIEQAQYFLSQATRPVLYVGGGVQLAKATDAVREFLRLNPMPAVSTLKGLGTIERDDPHYLGMLGMHGTKAANLVVQESDLLIVVGARFDDRVTGKLDTFAPHAKVIHIDIDAAEFSKLRLANAPIRGDINKIMPQLELSQDISSWVHHSEGLRSSFKWRYDHPGDLIFAPLLLKQLSDMMPASSIVSTDVGQHQMWAAQHIQPRDPQNFITSAGLGTMGFGLPAAMGASVGRPDDQSILISGDGSFMMNVQELGTLKRRQIPVKMVLLNNSRLGMVRQWQSLFFDGRHSETILDDNPDFVMLAKAFDIPGKTITRKEEVEPALKEMLESKTAYLLHVLIDEEENVWPLVPPGASNSEMLENT encoded by the coding sequence ATGAAAGGCGCAGAACTAGTCGTATCCGCACTCAAGCAACAAGGAATTGAGACCGTATTTGGTTACCCAGGTGGTGCCATCATGCCAATCTACGATGCACTTTATGACGGCGGAGTTGAACATATCCTATGTCGCCATGAGCAAGGCGCAGCTATGGCCGCGATCGGCATGGCTCGCGCAACACAAGATGTCGCTGTTTGTATGGCAACGTCTGGCCCAGGTGCTACCAACCTAGTCACAGGCCTTGCTGATGCCTTTATGGACTCTATCCCACTGGTTGCAATCACAGGTCAGGTTGCAAGTTCCCACATTGGTACCGATGCATTCCAAGAAATGGATGTGATTGGTATGTCTCTGTCATGTACAAAACACAGCTACCTAGTCACCGACATTGAAGATCTTGCTCCAACACTCGCTGAAGCGTTTGTGGTAGCTAAATCAGGCCGCCCTGGCCCAGTTATCGTCGATATCGCCAAGGATGTTCAACTAGCAGAAGCGCCTGTTAACACTCTTCCTGATTTTACTCCACCCGCGATTCCTGTTGCGACAACCGATGCCATTGAGCAGGCACAATACTTTTTGTCTCAAGCGACCCGTCCTGTTTTATACGTAGGTGGTGGTGTTCAACTTGCTAAAGCAACCGATGCGGTTCGTGAGTTTTTACGCCTTAACCCAATGCCAGCAGTCAGCACACTAAAAGGCTTGGGTACCATTGAGCGTGACGACCCACACTACTTAGGTATGCTAGGTATGCACGGCACTAAAGCCGCTAACCTAGTGGTTCAAGAGAGTGATTTACTGATTGTTGTTGGTGCTCGTTTTGATGACCGAGTAACTGGCAAGCTAGATACCTTCGCACCTCATGCTAAGGTTATTCATATCGATATCGATGCGGCTGAGTTCAGCAAACTGCGTCTTGCTAATGCGCCAATTCGTGGTGACATCAACAAGATCATGCCTCAGTTGGAACTAAGCCAAGATATCTCATCTTGGGTCCACCACTCTGAAGGTCTTCGTAGCTCATTCAAATGGCGCTACGACCACCCAGGCGATCTGATCTTTGCTCCACTACTGTTGAAGCAGCTGTCAGACATGATGCCAGCGAGCTCTATTGTTTCTACCGATGTTGGCCAACACCAAATGTGGGCAGCTCAACACATTCAGCCTCGCGATCCACAAAACTTCATCACCTCTGCCGGATTAGGCACTATGGGCTTTGGCTTACCAGCCGCTATGGGTGCTTCGGTTGGACGTCCTGATGACCAATCGATTCTAATCTCTGGTGATGGCTCGTTCATGATGAATGTGCAAGAGCTTGGCACACTGAAACGCCGCCAGATCCCTGTGAAGATGGTGCTTCTAAACAACTCTCGCTTGGGCATGGTTCGTCAATGGCAATCACTGTTCTTTGATGGCCGCCACAGTGAAACCATCCTAGATGACAACCCAGACTTCGTGATGCTAGCGAAAGCATTCGATATCCCGGGTAAAACCATCACGCGTAAAGAAGAAGTAGAGCCAGCACTGAAAGAGATGCTAGAGAGCAAAACCGCTTACCTGCTTCATGTTCTTATCGATGAAGAAGAAAACGTATGGCCACTAGTACCGCCAGGTGCTTCAAACAGTGAGATGTTGGAGAACACATAA
- the ilvA gene encoding threonine ammonia-lyase, biosynthetic, with the protein MNDDTSSPQKQTGADYLRQILRAPVYEAAIVTPLQEMPRLSARIGNQVQLKREDRQPVHSFKLRGAYNMVSSLSEQQKAAGVIAASAGNHAQGMALSGSKLGIQTTIVMPKTTPDIKVDAVRGFGGNVVLHGSNFDEAKAEAERLSAEHGYTFVPPFDHPLVIAGQGTMGMEMLQQNGHMDYIFVPVGGGGLAAGVAVLVKQLMPEIKVIAVEPEDSSCLKAALDAGEPVVLDQVSMFADGVAVKRIGEETFRLCQQYIDGHIAVSSDEICSAVKDIFEDTRAIAEPSGALALAGLKKFAEQNQLQDKQLATVLSGANTNFHGLRYVSERCELGEKREGLLAVTIPERQGAFLEFCNIIGGRAVTEFNYRHNDESLANIFVGVRLQGGQEELEHIINDLREGGYPVVDLSDDEMAKLHIRYMIGGKPSKPLKERLYSFEFPEYPGALIKFLDTLGTHWNISLFNYRNHGADYGRVLCGFELGDDDLAQFSTHLRELGYQCKDETDNPSYKFFLS; encoded by the coding sequence ATGAATGATGACACCTCCAGCCCCCAAAAACAAACTGGCGCAGATTATCTGCGCCAGATCCTGAGAGCGCCAGTTTACGAAGCGGCAATAGTGACTCCTCTGCAAGAGATGCCTCGCTTAAGTGCTCGTATTGGTAATCAGGTTCAGCTGAAACGCGAAGACCGTCAACCGGTCCACTCGTTCAAGCTGCGTGGTGCCTACAACATGGTATCAAGCCTTTCTGAGCAGCAAAAAGCCGCTGGTGTAATTGCTGCATCGGCGGGTAATCATGCTCAAGGCATGGCGCTGTCTGGCTCTAAACTTGGTATTCAAACCACGATTGTGATGCCAAAAACCACTCCAGATATCAAGGTCGATGCGGTGCGTGGATTTGGCGGTAACGTCGTTCTGCACGGCAGCAACTTTGATGAAGCTAAGGCTGAAGCCGAGCGCCTTTCTGCTGAACATGGTTACACCTTTGTTCCTCCATTCGATCACCCGTTGGTGATCGCTGGTCAAGGCACCATGGGTATGGAGATGCTTCAGCAAAATGGTCACATGGATTACATCTTTGTGCCAGTTGGTGGTGGTGGCTTGGCTGCGGGTGTTGCAGTTCTTGTTAAACAGCTGATGCCAGAGATTAAAGTCATCGCGGTTGAACCTGAAGACTCATCTTGTTTGAAAGCAGCACTGGATGCCGGTGAGCCTGTAGTACTGGATCAAGTCAGCATGTTTGCTGATGGTGTCGCGGTTAAACGCATTGGTGAAGAGACCTTCCGCCTATGTCAGCAGTACATCGATGGTCACATTGCCGTGTCTAGTGATGAAATTTGCTCGGCGGTGAAAGACATCTTTGAAGACACTCGTGCAATTGCCGAACCTTCAGGGGCGCTTGCTCTGGCTGGTCTCAAAAAGTTTGCTGAACAGAACCAACTGCAAGACAAGCAACTGGCAACGGTACTGTCAGGTGCTAACACCAACTTCCATGGCCTGCGCTATGTGTCTGAACGTTGTGAGTTGGGTGAGAAGCGAGAAGGTTTGCTTGCGGTCACTATCCCTGAACGACAAGGGGCGTTCTTAGAGTTCTGCAATATTATTGGCGGCCGAGCGGTAACAGAGTTTAACTACCGCCACAACGACGAAAGCCTCGCGAATATCTTCGTTGGTGTACGTCTACAAGGCGGGCAAGAAGAGCTCGAGCACATCATCAATGACCTACGCGAAGGTGGCTACCCGGTTGTCGATCTCTCTGATGATGAGATGGCAAAACTGCACATTCGCTACATGATTGGCGGTAAACCATCGAAACCACTGAAAGAACGTCTGTACAGCTTCGAGTTCCCAGAGTATCCAGGTGCATTGATTAAATTCCTTGATACCTTAGGTACTCACTGGAATATCAGCCTGTTCAACTATCGTAACCACGGTGCCGACTACGGTCGTGTATTGTGTGGCTTCGAACTTGGTGATGATGATTTAGCTCAGTTCTCGACACACCTACGAGAGCTTGGCTATCAGTGTAAAGATGAAACCGATAACCCTTCCTACAAGTTCTTCTTGTCTTAA
- the punR gene encoding DNA-binding transcriptional activator PunR, with product MFSKSSLEMLDTVARLGSFTAAAEQLHKVPSAISYGVRQVEQELDVLLFRRLPRKVELTPAGELFIEEARALLRQMEEVSAQTRRAARGWKKTLRLTLDNVVKLDKMKPMIEEFYQTFEFAELQINMEVFNGSWEAIAQGRADIVIGATSAIPVGGDFEVKDMGRLDWAFVMSPSHPCVREQNLNEEFVSQYPAICLDDTSSVLPKRHTGHYSNQRRLLLPNWYSAIECLKNGVGVGYMPRHIAAPIIEQGLLVEKILPEPSPQSHCCLVWRKDDNHKLIEWMVKYLGSSEQLHQDWLDHRKAI from the coding sequence ATGTTCTCTAAATCCTCTTTAGAAATGCTCGATACTGTTGCTCGCTTAGGCAGTTTTACTGCAGCTGCAGAACAATTGCATAAAGTACCATCGGCGATCAGCTACGGTGTTAGGCAAGTCGAGCAAGAACTAGATGTTCTACTTTTCAGACGTTTACCGAGAAAGGTCGAACTGACACCAGCAGGTGAGTTGTTCATTGAAGAGGCTCGTGCGTTGCTGAGACAGATGGAAGAGGTGAGTGCCCAGACGCGACGTGCTGCTCGTGGCTGGAAGAAAACTTTGCGTCTAACGCTCGATAATGTGGTGAAACTCGACAAGATGAAACCGATGATTGAAGAGTTCTATCAAACCTTTGAGTTTGCCGAACTTCAGATCAACATGGAGGTGTTCAATGGCTCATGGGAAGCCATTGCACAGGGTCGAGCCGACATCGTGATTGGCGCAACCTCTGCGATTCCGGTCGGTGGTGACTTTGAGGTGAAAGATATGGGACGCTTAGATTGGGCGTTTGTAATGTCGCCAAGTCATCCGTGTGTGCGAGAGCAAAACCTCAATGAAGAATTTGTTAGCCAGTATCCCGCAATATGTTTGGACGATACCTCCAGCGTTCTCCCTAAGCGACACACAGGGCACTACTCTAATCAAAGACGCCTATTGTTACCTAACTGGTATAGTGCCATAGAGTGCCTTAAGAATGGAGTAGGGGTGGGTTACATGCCAAGGCATATTGCTGCACCTATTATCGAACAAGGCTTGCTGGTGGAGAAAATATTGCCTGAACCGAGCCCACAGAGTCATTGTTGTTTGGTGTGGCGAAAAGACGATAACCATAAACTGATCGAATGGATGGTGAAGTACCTAGGATCGAGTGAGCAACTTCATCAAGATTGGTTAGATCATCGCAAGGCGATCTAA
- a CDS encoding branched-chain amino acid transaminase codes for MTAKTADYIWFNGEMVPWAEANVHVLTHAMHYGTSVFEGVRCYNTPKGPVIFRHPEHAKRLKDSAKIYRFPIPYTEEEIMEATRETLRQNKLESAYIRPLGFVGNVGLGVCPPENTEMELIIAAFPWGSYLGEEALENGVDAMISSWNRAAPNTIPTAAKAGGNYLSSLLVGGEARRHGYDEGIALSVDGYLSEGAGENIFVVRNGVLSTPPATSAILPGITRDSIMTLAKDMGYEIREENIAREALYLADEVFMTGTAAEIVPVRSVDKITVGEGKRGPITEKVQAAYFGLFNGTTEDKWGWLDYVYPQNQTSQNQTQTTK; via the coding sequence ATGACAGCTAAAACGGCAGACTATATTTGGTTTAACGGTGAGATGGTTCCTTGGGCAGAGGCGAACGTTCACGTCCTGACTCACGCAATGCACTACGGTACTTCCGTATTTGAAGGTGTTCGTTGCTACAACACACCAAAAGGTCCGGTTATTTTCCGTCACCCAGAGCACGCAAAACGCCTAAAAGACTCAGCAAAAATTTACCGCTTCCCTATTCCTTACACTGAGGAAGAAATTATGGAAGCGACTCGCGAAACGTTACGTCAAAATAAGCTAGAGTCAGCCTACATCCGCCCTCTAGGTTTCGTTGGTAACGTTGGTTTAGGTGTATGCCCACCAGAAAACACTGAGATGGAACTGATCATCGCAGCTTTCCCTTGGGGCTCTTACCTAGGTGAAGAAGCACTCGAAAATGGCGTAGACGCGATGATCTCAAGTTGGAACCGTGCAGCACCAAACACCATCCCAACCGCTGCTAAAGCGGGTGGTAACTACCTATCTTCACTGCTAGTTGGTGGTGAAGCACGTCGTCATGGTTACGATGAAGGTATCGCACTAAGTGTTGATGGTTACCTTTCTGAAGGCGCAGGTGAAAACATCTTTGTAGTACGTAACGGCGTGCTATCGACACCACCAGCGACCAGTGCAATTCTGCCGGGCATCACGCGTGATTCGATCATGACATTAGCAAAAGACATGGGTTATGAGATCCGTGAAGAGAACATTGCTCGTGAAGCGCTATACCTTGCTGATGAAGTCTTCATGACAGGCACAGCAGCGGAAATCGTTCCGGTTCGTAGCGTAGACAAAATTACAGTAGGTGAAGGAAAACGCGGTCCTATCACTGAAAAAGTTCAAGCGGCTTACTTTGGTTTATTCAATGGCACCACTGAAGATAAATGGGGCTGGTTAGATTACGTTTATCCACAAAACCAAACTTCACAAAACCAAACGCAAACAACTAAGTAA
- the ilvD gene encoding dihydroxy-acid dehydratase: protein MPIYRSATTTHGRNMAGARALWRATGVKDDDFGKPIIAVVNSFTQFVPGHVHLKDMGQLVAGEIEKAGGIAKEFNTIAVDDGIAMGHGGMLYSLPSRELIADSVEYMVNAHCADAMVCISNCDKITPGMMMAAMRLNIPVIFVSGGPMEAGKTKLSDQIIKLDLVDAMIQGADPTISDEQSEQVERSACPTCGSCSGMFTANSMNCLTEALGLSQPGNGSMLATHADREELFINAGKRIVDLTKRYYEQDDESALPRNIANRAAFENAMALDIAMGGSSNTVLHLLASAQEGEIDFDMGDIDEMSRRVPHLCKVAPSTPKYHMEDVHRAGGVMAILGELDRAGLLNNQTRTVLGLSMQEQLARYDIMQTEDEAVLKFFRAGPAGIRTTKAFSQDCRWDRLDDDRKEGCIRTKENAFSQEGGLAVLSGNIAVDGCIVKTAGVDEENLKFQGPAIVFESQDSAVDGILGGKVKAGEVVVIRYEGPKGGPGMQEMLYPTTYLKSMGLGKSCALLTDGRFSGGTSGLSIGHASPEAASGGVIGLVNTGDIITIDIPSRSITLDVPEAELEARRVKQDALGWKPENRQREVSFALKAYASMATSADKGAVRDKSKLEG from the coding sequence ATGCCAATCTATCGTTCAGCAACGACTACCCACGGACGCAACATGGCTGGTGCGCGCGCTTTATGGCGTGCAACTGGCGTTAAAGATGATGACTTCGGTAAACCAATCATCGCGGTTGTAAACTCTTTCACTCAATTCGTACCAGGCCACGTTCACCTTAAAGATATGGGTCAACTGGTTGCGGGTGAAATCGAGAAAGCGGGCGGTATCGCTAAAGAATTCAACACCATCGCAGTGGATGATGGTATCGCAATGGGTCACGGCGGCATGCTGTACTCACTGCCATCACGTGAGCTTATCGCAGACTCAGTCGAGTACATGGTGAATGCGCACTGTGCAGATGCGATGGTGTGTATCTCTAACTGTGACAAAATCACTCCGGGAATGATGATGGCTGCTATGCGCCTAAACATCCCAGTGATCTTTGTATCGGGTGGCCCAATGGAAGCAGGTAAAACCAAGCTTTCAGATCAAATCATCAAGCTAGACCTTGTTGACGCAATGATCCAAGGTGCAGATCCAACGATTTCAGATGAGCAAAGTGAGCAAGTAGAGCGTTCTGCATGTCCAACATGTGGTTCATGTTCAGGTATGTTCACAGCGAACTCAATGAACTGTCTAACTGAAGCGCTTGGCCTATCTCAGCCAGGTAACGGTTCTATGCTAGCAACCCATGCTGACCGTGAAGAGCTATTCATCAATGCTGGTAAGCGCATCGTTGACCTAACTAAGCGTTACTATGAGCAAGATGACGAATCAGCACTGCCTCGTAACATCGCAAACCGTGCAGCATTTGAAAACGCAATGGCACTGGATATCGCAATGGGCGGTTCTAGTAACACCGTTCTTCACCTATTGGCTTCTGCTCAAGAAGGTGAGATTGATTTTGATATGGGTGATATCGACGAGATGTCTCGCCGTGTTCCACACCTATGTAAGGTTGCGCCTTCAACACCTAAGTACCACATGGAAGACGTTCACCGCGCTGGTGGTGTAATGGCTATCCTAGGTGAACTAGACCGTGCTGGCCTACTGAACAACCAAACTCGCACCGTACTTGGTCTAAGCATGCAAGAGCAACTCGCTCGATACGACATCATGCAGACAGAAGACGAAGCCGTGCTTAAGTTCTTCCGTGCAGGCCCTGCGGGCATCCGTACAACTAAAGCATTCTCACAAGATTGCCGTTGGGATCGTCTTGATGACGACCGTAAAGAAGGTTGTATCCGTACCAAAGAGAACGCATTCAGCCAAGAAGGCGGCCTAGCGGTTCTTTCGGGCAATATCGCGGTTGATGGCTGTATCGTTAAGACGGCAGGTGTTGATGAAGAGAACCTGAAATTCCAAGGCCCTGCTATCGTATTTGAAAGCCAAGATAGTGCTGTTGATGGCATTTTAGGTGGCAAAGTGAAAGCGGGCGAAGTGGTTGTTATTCGTTACGAAGGCCCTAAAGGTGGTCCGGGCATGCAAGAAATGCTTTACCCAACTACTTACCTAAAATCGATGGGTCTAGGCAAGTCTTGTGCACTGCTAACAGATGGTCGTTTCTCGGGTGGTACATCAGGTCTGTCTATCGGTCACGCTTCTCCAGAAGCAGCAAGTGGCGGTGTGATTGGTCTAGTGAACACTGGCGACATCATCACTATCGACATTCCTAGCCGTTCAATCACACTTGATGTGCCTGAAGCAGAGCTAGAAGCGCGTCGTGTTAAGCAAGACGCACTAGGCTGGAAACCAGAAAACCGTCAGCGTGAAGTGTCTTTCGCACTGAAAGCTTACGCAAGCATGGCAACCAGTGCCGACAAAGGCGCCGTGCGTGATAAGTCTAAGCTAGAGGGCTAA
- the punC gene encoding purine nucleoside transporter PunC, which yields MNISKFQLVYLAVLSMLGFIATDMYLPAFKAMEVDFATGPEQIALSLTVFLGGMAMGQLLWGLASDKYGHRNTLAVGLVIFTAASFGLAFSTEVWHLLTLRFIQAIGVCAPAVIWQAMVIKRYSQSSSQQIFATIMPLVALSPALAPQLGVLLADNFGWHSIFVTLTLMGALLVATTMAQPKEAPEVKQTSIKTDIKMLLKSKPYMGNVLMFASASAAFFAYLTGMPEIMAQLGYEAKDIGLSFIPQTIAFMAGGYFGKQAVKKYGDGVVLRNLIGLFSVAAMLIFIASQWELTSIWPLLAPFCLIAVANGALYPIVVNRALSSAKQSPATAAGLQNSLQISISGLSSALVAAMASQALSATGVAVVICLGALWVGYIVSNKELSEHFATPDNSRVVADEKQD from the coding sequence ATGAATATTTCTAAATTTCAATTGGTCTACCTTGCAGTTCTTTCAATGCTTGGCTTTATTGCGACCGATATGTACCTTCCTGCATTTAAGGCAATGGAAGTTGATTTCGCAACTGGCCCAGAGCAAATAGCTCTGTCTCTAACTGTATTCCTTGGCGGTATGGCAATGGGTCAGCTTCTTTGGGGTCTGGCGAGTGACAAGTATGGTCACCGCAATACGCTAGCGGTAGGTCTTGTTATCTTTACTGCAGCTTCATTCGGCCTAGCATTCAGTACCGAGGTATGGCACCTATTGACGCTGCGTTTCATTCAAGCGATCGGTGTGTGTGCTCCTGCTGTAATCTGGCAAGCAATGGTTATCAAGCGTTACTCGCAAAGCAGTAGCCAGCAAATTTTTGCAACCATCATGCCTTTAGTTGCGCTATCTCCTGCACTAGCACCCCAGTTAGGTGTGTTATTGGCGGATAACTTTGGCTGGCATAGTATCTTCGTGACATTAACCCTAATGGGTGCGCTGCTAGTGGCAACCACTATGGCTCAGCCAAAAGAAGCACCAGAAGTAAAACAAACGTCGATTAAGACAGACATCAAGATGTTGCTTAAATCAAAGCCTTACATGGGTAATGTTTTAATGTTTGCTTCGGCATCTGCAGCGTTCTTCGCTTACCTAACGGGTATGCCAGAGATCATGGCTCAGCTCGGTTATGAAGCAAAAGACATCGGTTTGAGCTTTATCCCGCAAACAATCGCGTTCATGGCAGGTGGTTACTTCGGCAAGCAAGCAGTGAAGAAATATGGTGATGGCGTTGTACTAAGAAACCTGATTGGCTTGTTCAGCGTAGCTGCGATGCTTATATTTATCGCATCACAGTGGGAACTGACTTCAATCTGGCCTCTACTTGCACCTTTCTGTCTAATTGCAGTAGCAAACGGTGCCCTCTACCCAATCGTAGTAAACCGTGCCCTATCAAGTGCTAAGCAAAGCCCAGCAACAGCTGCTGGTCTACAAAACAGTCTGCAAATCAGTATCAGTGGCCTATCAAGTGCATTGGTGGCAGCAATGGCTAGCCAAGCTCTAAGCGCAACAGGTGTTGCTGTTGTGATTTGTTTGGGCGCATTGTGGGTTGGCTACATTGTTTCAAACAAAGAGCTGTCTGAACACTTCGCTACGCCGGATAACTCTCGAGTAGTCGCTGACGAGAAACAAGACTAG
- the ilvM gene encoding acetolactate synthase 2 small subunit, giving the protein MKRYLLDIKADDKPVLLERVLRVIRHRGFIVKQVAGTQNHESKVASVEIIVDSDRPISFLVNQIEKLWDVRTVDVISISRNELPNNNLQQKINA; this is encoded by the coding sequence ATGAAAAGATACCTATTAGACATCAAAGCCGATGATAAGCCTGTACTACTAGAGCGTGTTCTTCGTGTTATCCGCCACCGTGGCTTTATTGTTAAGCAAGTCGCGGGCACCCAAAACCACGAAAGCAAAGTGGCGAGTGTTGAGATCATTGTAGACAGTGATCGTCCGATCTCTTTCTTGGTCAATCAAATCGAAAAACTGTGGGATGTGCGTACCGTTGACGTTATCTCAATCAGTCGTAATGAGTTGCCAAACAATAACTTACAACAAAAGATAAACGCATAA